Below is a genomic region from Prunus persica cultivar Lovell chromosome G3, Prunus_persica_NCBIv2, whole genome shotgun sequence.
AATCTACTTACATACGAAATCATAATCTGCCTTAAAATATTTTACGAAATCATAATTTGtcctaaaatatttttctgaattttttattacaaaaattTCTTATTGAGAGGGGTGCTAAGACTAGAACCCATAACTTTACAATGAGATAATTACtctaaaccactacactagttttcaaattttgattgtcctacaaaaagaaaaagaaggagaaaaaggGTTATTAAGGGAGCGCGTGTCACGCGCGCCACAGAGAAGAAGTAACTATACGATAATAACATTTGCACGCTCATAATTGCAGTTTAAGAAATGAAATTCGCCCCACTTgtatattctctctctctctctctctctctctgtcaaatatatttatatctcTACTcctcaaatatatttataaaagctttctcctttattttttctttcctttacaTACTGTTGTACCATACAATCTTTTCTCGTCACTGAAAAATCTGATCGAACAAGAGCCCGACTATCCAGACGTGTTGATCTCACTCTCTgtgtcatcttcttcaacaattTCCACAACCGTCTGCATAAAGGTTCCAGCTTTGGAGAATTGCAACTGCTCAAGGGACCAGTTTGAAACTGCAACTTGAAACGCTCAAGTTCATCGTTTTCGTCGTCTGTACTCACGGTACTTGATGGATTTTTTGATTTCTAAGTTCTGGGTATTCTTCAAAATTGACAATTAACGTATGGATGTTATTGAATTCCGAAAAAAATAACTTCTAGCAATGATTAGAAATGAAATACtgttgcttttttgttttctggggttttttattcttctctaagAACTCCTTAGTCGTAAGTGATTTTGGATTTAGGTGCAATGGATGTATTTTGGGCGTAATTGAATGATTAATTCTCGATGGGCAGTTACTTTATATGGGGTTTAGAAAGTTCTTAAGGGTGCTGAGAAAACTGATGTTTAGATAATTGATGTTTTGGCTTTTAGGAGGTCATAACTGTTATCAAAGTTATGCTTGTGTCAGTCTAAGTGCGGTGGAGTTTTTCGTTTCCTCTGTAGTGGAAGTTATGGGATTTACAAAAGGTTTTTTCTTGCCTTACCTTGGAAATACAAAGGAATGCTTGCGGGGaacaaattctaaattgtaTGAGAAACTGAGTATTGTTAACTAAGTTTGTACACTTATACTTTCTATTGAGTATAAGGTAATAAGGATaactgaaaaatataaatagaaGATTTCATGCCATATATTAATTCACACCTTATTTTGCGTAAACCTCAACTTGGTGGCTACTAGCGTTATAAGGTTTTGCTACGTTAGAGGTTTCAAATGAAGGTGATGTCTTAGGATTCTTCTAATTGTTTTAGTTATCATGTTCTCTgaagttattttgttttctaatttatcaattttagataattttgtaaatggaGTTAGATAAATTTATCCATTTTAACAAACGGTTAGTGCATGATTTCAGGTTTCAGTTAAGATTGTCATGCTGAATGTTGCTACCGGGTGGTGGATTAGGGATGAATTCCATGATGGATGATATGAATTTGATTCAGCAGGCACAGAGGCATCACTTGGTGGTTCGGGAGCTTGGAGAAGAGATTGATTTAGAAATTGGACCTGGGGATGATGATCCTGCATTTGCTAACACCCCCCTCATTGGTGGTCCACCACGAGAACCTTCTGCTGAGGATCATGATGAAAGCAAGAATATGGTAATGGTTTCTCAACTCCCTAGTGATGACCAAGATATGTCAAAGGGACAACCagtaaaaaggaagaaaaaggttgTGAAAAGATGGAGAGAGGAATGGGCAGATACCTACAAATGGGCTTATGTTGATGTCAAGGAAGGGACGGCTAGGATTTTTTGCTCTGTGTGTAGGGAGTATGGCCGGAAGCATAGAAGAAACCCCTATGGAAATGAGGGTAGCCGAAATATGCAGATGAGTGCACTCGAGGAACACAACAATAGTTTGCTTCACAAAGAGGCACTTCGCCTTCAAATGGCTTCCAAGGATAAGATCATTGCTGACAAACCCATTTATGTCAAAGGTTAGCACATTATGCTCTATTTGTACGATATGGTTTGAAAGTTAAACAAATATTGACCATCTAAAATATGCATTAATCCTTTTGTGGAGTATCACCCAAAATATTCTCTTTGCGGAGTGTTACTTTAGTGTTAGTTTTCGTTTTTATAGAAAGTAATCTCTTAAGGTTATGTTTGCAGTTaggatttgtaatttttgaacTTCTTGCggaatgaaaattttggttaTGGTGAACTGTTATAATCTGCAATTTGCGAACTTATAATGGGGCTTATGCACATGACTGTACACACCTTAATACTTCTTCCGGCAATATAGGGGGTTTTAGTTAACTTTAATATATCATTTTTTGAACTGGTTGctgaatgaaaattttggttaCGGTGAACTGTTATAATCTGCAATTCGCTAAGTTATAAGGGGGCTTATGTAAGATACACATGATTGTACACCTATATACTTCTTCCGGCATTATATGGAGTTTTAGTTAAACTTTAATGTATCAATATTTGCATATATTTTATACCTTCTCAtgattgaaagaaagaaatggtgagattaatttattaattagttttccTGTTTGGCTGGTTTTTCTTTGGCATTACTCTTAAAATGTAGCTCTTATGTCAAAAACGGCTGGATCAATCGTTGAAGCTGCACTGAAAAGGGATCCTCATGAGGTTGAGTTCATACAATCGCTGCAAGAAGTAGTTCATGCTTTAGAAAGAGTGATTGCAAAAAATTCTCAGTGAGTTACCTAATGGCACactatttaaagaaaataaagtctTATTCCAGGTTCATGTAAAATCTGATCAAGTGGCTCTAAACTGTTTCAGTTATGTAAGCATCATGGAGCGCTTGTTAGAACCTGAGCGTATGATTGTTTTCCGAGTTCCATGGGTGGATGATAGAGGTGAGACAAACGTTAACCGAGGCTTTCGTGTACAGTTTAACCAGGCCTTGGGTCCATGTAGGGGTGGTTTCCGGTTTCATCCTTCTATGACCTTGAGCATTACCAAGTTTCTTGGATTTGAACAGGTATTGGTTGTTTTTGGAGTTCTTGTTAATTGACTTATCTTCTGTAGGTTGGTTTGTGTCAAAGTTTGTGTTAAACTTTgccatattttttcttcattacCCTCTGTTGATTTGTGTATCCAATGCTAGGTGTTCATAAGAACACCAAATTTAATAATGAATACTAGTGACCAGGTAAAAAATTTCAGACTGGAACTGACTTTAAGTCTTGTGACTGCTTTACATTGTGCTATTTCCCTTCTCTACAGACTTTAAAGAATGCCTTGTCACCATACAAAATCGGAGGGGCAGCGGGCGGTAGTGATTTTGATCCAAAGGGAAAAAGTGATAACGAGGTAAAATCTTCATTCTGTTATATGTGGTCTCTAGTAGCCTTCTCGGGAGTTCTGAATGATTGTCTTCTAAGCTGGCAGGTTATGCGTTTTTGCCAAAGTTTTATGAATGAGATGTATCGCTATTTGGGTATTGACAAGGTAACTTCAGGAAGATTTCATtccataaatattttatatatggaAATTCGATGCTTTATCCTGCATGTCTGGTTTAATGCTGTATACACTTTAGGACCTTCCTTCAGAGGAGATGGGTGTTGGTACTCGGGAGATGGGATATCTCTTCGGACAATATAGACGTCTAGCTGGTCACTTTCAGGTACCAGAAACACCGGTAACAAACTATTTCTGAATATATCTTCTTGCCTTTTGTGGATATAAATTAGTACCTGAGAAGCATGTGTAACTTGTATCATGATTCATAAGGAACGTGTTAATTGTGTTAGAGCGGAAAAATGTTctttttagaaaagaaaaaaaatacaggaAGCATGGtcttattaaaagaaaagatgaaatttACAAAGTAGAGGACAAGTTGCCCACTGATCCGTTTAGAGTACTCATTTATATCCACATGTACCCAACATTTATggaaattttattcttgcaacTCCCATGTATGGAATGTCCAATTAATTGAGGATGATATTTGCGGTGAAGTTCATGAGGGTGCGTATTGAAATATATTGCTGAAATATCtgtcataaaaagaaaatagtgaATAGGTGGGGTACAGAAGCAAAAAATAGTGAATATTTGCCTCCTTTTGCTTTGTATTGGGAAGGATGAAACTAGTAATTAAATTAGAAAGCCCGTTGTTCTTTTCTGCCCCTACAaagtttataattattttttatttctatccATATAAAGTCTACTGTTCTTTTCTATCTCTACAAAAGTCAAGATTCTGCTTATCTGTTTATTGTGGGAAGAAAATCAAGTGATATGTCTTTATCTATTCAGTGTTCTTTTCTGTCCATGCAAAAGTCAAGTTTCTGCTGAGGTGATTCACATGGGAAGAACATTAAGTAATGTCTTTATGTTTTCATATGTTTGCGATTCTTATGGTCTGGCAAAGTCCATTGTTCGTTTCTATCCCGACAAAGTCTATTGTTCTCTTCTATCCCGAAATCAGTAATTAAATTAGAAAGTACACGTAGTTCTTTTCTATTCCGACAAATTCTATTGTTCTTTTCTATCCGTACAATTGTCTAGATTCTGCTTATCTGTTTATCATGGGAAGAAAATTAAGTGATATGTCTTTATCTATTTAGTGTTCTTTTCTGTCCATACAAAAGTCAAGTTTCTGCTTATGTGTTTCTCATGGGAAGAACATTAAGTaatgtctttattttttcatatgtatgCCTTACTTATGCAGGGAAGTTTTACAGGGCCAAGGATATTTTGGTCTGGTTCTAGCCTTCGAACTGAAGCAACTGGATATGGGCTGGTAACTAATATCACAATTCTCCCATGCTCgttgtttcctttttcatcTTGATTTCCTTTGAAGTTAACAAAGTTCCCATGCTTCTGCAGGTTTTCTTTGCACAGCTCCTACTTGCAGACCTGAATAAAGATTTCAAAGGATTAAGGTACGTTTACTTAAACTTTTTTAATAGTCAATTACATAGCATACTAACACTCTAGGATATTGACTTAGAACAGCGCATGTGAGTTCTTTCTGTTTAGGTAGCCTTATGAAGACTCCAATCCTTATGTTTTACTTGATAACTATTATATGTTTTACTTGATAACTATTATATTTCATgtaaatatgagaaattgtGTATGCTAAATTTTATGAAGATGATGTAAAGCATGCAGAGGCTTATGGGTATATATGTATCTattcatgagagagagagagagagagagagagagagagagagagagagagagagagagagcttaaaatttaaaatttgtaattGACTGTCTAAAGGTTGTTTTGCAAATCTATAATGTTGAAGATGCTTGTATGAATTTCTCTCCAGGTGTGTTGTGAGCGGCTCAGGAAAGATTGCTTTGCAT
It encodes:
- the LOC18783427 gene encoding NADP-specific glutamate dehydrogenase isoform X1, which gives rise to MLLPGGGLGMNSMMDDMNLIQQAQRHHLVVRELGEEIDLEIGPGDDDPAFANTPLIGGPPREPSAEDHDESKNMVMVSQLPSDDQDMSKGQPVKRKKKVVKRWREEWADTYKWAYVDVKEGTARIFCSVCREYGRKHRRNPYGNEGSRNMQMSALEEHNNSLLHKEALRLQMASKDKIIADKPIYVKALMSKTAGSIVEAALKRDPHEVEFIQSLQEVVHALERVIAKNSHYVSIMERLLEPERMIVFRVPWVDDRGETNVNRGFRVQFNQALGPCRGGFRFHPSMTLSITKFLGFEQTLKNALSPYKIGGAAGGSDFDPKGKSDNEVMRFCQSFMNEMYRYLGIDKDLPSEEMGVGTREMGYLFGQYRRLAGHFQVPETPGSFTGPRIFWSGSSLRTEATGYGLVFFAQLLLADLNKDFKGLRCVVSGSGKIALHVLEKLIAYGALPITVSDSKGYLVDEEGFDYMKISFLREIKAQNRSLRDYSKTYARSKYYDEAKPWTERCDVAFPCATQNEIDQSDAISLVNSGCRILVEGSNMPCTPDAVDILRKANVLIAPAVAAGAGGQVVAGEFELNHECNSVNWSPEDFESKLQEAMKQTYQRSLKAAADFGYQKESPEALVHGAIISAFLTLAQAMTDQGCV
- the LOC18783427 gene encoding NADP-specific glutamate dehydrogenase isoform X4 translates to MLLPGGGLGMNSMMDDMNLIQQAQRHHLVVRELGEEIDLEIGPGDDDPAFANTPLIGGPPREPSAEDHDESKNMVMVSQLPSDDQDMSKGQPVKRKKKVVKRWREEWADTYKWAYVDVKEGTARIFCSVCREYGRKHRRNPYGNEGSRNMQMSALEEHNNSLLHKEALRLQMASKDKIIADKPIYVKALMSKTAGSIVEAALKRDPHEVEFIQSLQEVVHALERVIAKNSHYVSIMERLLEPERMIVFRVPWVDDRGETNVNRGFRVQFNQALGPCRGGFRFHPSMTLSITKFLGFEQTLKNALSPYKIGGAAGGSDFDPKGKSDNEVMRFCQSFMNEMYRYLGIDKDLPSEEMGVGTREMGYLFGQYRRLAGHFQGSFTGPRIFWSGSSLRTEATGYGLVFFAQLLLADLNKDFKGLRCVVSGSGKIALHVLEKLIAYGALPITVSDSKGYLVDEEGFDYMKISFLREIKAQNRSLRDYSKTYARSKYYDEAKPWTERCDVAFPCATQNEIDQSDAISLVNSGCRILVEGSNMPCTPDAVDILRKANVLIAPAVAAGAGGVVAGEFELNHECNSVNWSPEDFESKLQEAMKQTYQRSLKAAADFGYQKESPEALVHGAIISAFLTLAQAMTDQGCV
- the LOC18783427 gene encoding NADP-specific glutamate dehydrogenase isoform X2; translation: MLLPGGGLGMNSMMDDMNLIQQAQRHHLVVRELGEEIDLEIGPGDDDPAFANTPLIGGPPREPSAEDHDESKNMVMVSQLPSDDQDMSKGQPVKRKKKVVKRWREEWADTYKWAYVDVKEGTARIFCSVCREYGRKHRRNPYGNEGSRNMQMSALEEHNNSLLHKEALRLQMASKDKIIADKPIYVKALMSKTAGSIVEAALKRDPHEVEFIQSLQEVVHALERVIAKNSHYVSIMERLLEPERMIVFRVPWVDDRGETNVNRGFRVQFNQALGPCRGGFRFHPSMTLSITKFLGFEQTLKNALSPYKIGGAAGGSDFDPKGKSDNEVMRFCQSFMNEMYRYLGIDKDLPSEEMGVGTREMGYLFGQYRRLAGHFQVPETPGSFTGPRIFWSGSSLRTEATGYGLVFFAQLLLADLNKDFKGLRCVVSGSGKIALHVLEKLIAYGALPITVSDSKGYLVDEEGFDYMKISFLREIKAQNRSLRDYSKTYARSKYYDEAKPWTERCDVAFPCATQNEIDQSDAISLVNSGCRILVEGSNMPCTPDAVDILRKANVLIAPAVAAGAGGVVAGEFELNHECNSVNWSPEDFESKLQEAMKQTYQRSLKAAADFGYQKESPEALVHGAIISAFLTLAQAMTDQGCV
- the LOC18783427 gene encoding NADP-specific glutamate dehydrogenase isoform X3 — translated: MLLPGGGLGMNSMMDDMNLIQQAQRHHLVVRELGEEIDLEIGPGDDDPAFANTPLIGGPPREPSAEDHDESKNMVMVSQLPSDDQDMSKGQPVKRKKKVVKRWREEWADTYKWAYVDVKEGTARIFCSVCREYGRKHRRNPYGNEGSRNMQMSALEEHNNSLLHKEALRLQMASKDKIIADKPIYVKALMSKTAGSIVEAALKRDPHEVEFIQSLQEVVHALERVIAKNSHYVSIMERLLEPERMIVFRVPWVDDRGETNVNRGFRVQFNQALGPCRGGFRFHPSMTLSITKFLGFEQTLKNALSPYKIGGAAGGSDFDPKGKSDNEVMRFCQSFMNEMYRYLGIDKDLPSEEMGVGTREMGYLFGQYRRLAGHFQGSFTGPRIFWSGSSLRTEATGYGLVFFAQLLLADLNKDFKGLRCVVSGSGKIALHVLEKLIAYGALPITVSDSKGYLVDEEGFDYMKISFLREIKAQNRSLRDYSKTYARSKYYDEAKPWTERCDVAFPCATQNEIDQSDAISLVNSGCRILVEGSNMPCTPDAVDILRKANVLIAPAVAAGAGGQVVAGEFELNHECNSVNWSPEDFESKLQEAMKQTYQRSLKAAADFGYQKESPEALVHGAIISAFLTLAQAMTDQGCV